In the genome of Streptomyces aquilus, the window CCGCAAGAGCCATCCCCACCTCGAACTGCGGGTCAACGGCCCGCTGCCGCCGTACAGCTTCGTCGAGCCCGGCTCCGCCGAGCCCGCGGGCAGCACGGCCGGCGCCGAGAGCTCCGGGGAGTGAGGTGAGGGCGTGGGACTGATCGGCGAGGTACTGCTCCTGCCGTTCGCGCCCGTGCGCGGAAGCGCCTGGGTCATCGGACAGGTGCTGAGCGAGGCGGAGCGCATCTACTACGACCCGGCCACGGTCCGGGCCGAACTGGCCCGGCTGGAAGAGCGGTTGGAGGCGGGCGAGATCGACGAGGAGGAGTTCGACCGGCTGGAGGACGAACTCCTCGACCGGCTGGAGACCGGCCTGCGCTCGAGCGCGGCAACCAACGACTGGACGAGTTGATGAACCGAGTGGGACTGGGCCTCGCGGTAGGGGCCGGATACGTCCTCGGGCGTACCAAGAAGATGAAACTGGCCTTCGCCGTCGGCACCCTGGTCGCCGGCAAGCGGATGCAGCTGAGCCCGCGGGCGCTCGCGGACCTGGTCTCCGGACAGCTGCGGGACAACCCGCAGTTCAAGGAGATCGGCGACCAGCTCCGCGAGGACCTGCGCGGGGTCGGGAAGGCAGCCTCCGGCGCCATGGTCGAGCGGCAGCTCGACGCCCTCGCCGACCGTCTGCACGGCCGTACCGCCCAGGTGCGCGACCAGCTCGCGGGCGCGCTGCCGGACGGCTCGGACCTGGGGTTCGAGAAGGACGAGGCCGACGACGACAACGACCGGGAGACCGACGAGTACGACGAGGACGAGGCGTACGACGAGAGCGGCGACGAGCCCGAGGCCGAGCGGGAGGAGTCCGAGCCGCCCCGGAAGAAGGCGGCGGCCAAGAAGGCGCCCGCGAAGAAGACGGCCGCCAAGAAGGCACCCGCCAAGAAGAGCGCGGCGAGGGCCCCCGCGAAGAAGGCCACGGCCGGGGCCAAGAAGACCACGGGCAGGACGGCGGCCAAGAAGACGGCCGCGGCCCGCAGCACCGCCCGCGGCGCCCGCTCACGTGTGTCGAAGGGAGGCGGTGACCGATGACCGACACCGTCGGATCCGCGACCTCCGCCGCGGGCGGCGCCGCGAAGGCGAGCCCGCTCGGCGGGGTCGCGCACAGCGAGGCCGCCGACCGGCTCAAGGCCGAGGCGCAGGAGTACTTCGCCGCCCAGGCCCAGCGTCTGCTGATCGGCGCGGGCCGCAAGCTCGGCGAGACCACGCTGAAACTGAACGACATCGCCGAGGGCAAGAGCCCCGGCTTCGCCAAGCTCGCCCTCGACGGCGGCCGGAAGATCGCCGAGGGCAAGGGACCACTGCGCTCCGCCCTGGAGGTGGGCGCCTCCCGCGCCAAGGAGAACGTCATGGGCGCACTGCAGAACCTGGGGGGCGGCAAGGGCAAGCGCAAGGGCGGGGCGGGCAAGAAGCCCACCGTGATCATGGAGTACGTCGATGTCGGCGTCCCTCTGCGCACGGCTTACGACCAGTGGACGCAGTTCCAGGACTTCAGCACCTTCGCCAAGGGCGTCAAGAGCGCGAACCGCGCCGACGACACGACGTCCGACTGGCAGATGAAGGTCTTCTGGTCCAACCGCAGCTGGAAGGCGCACACCACCGAGCAGATCCCCGACGACCGCATCGCCTGGACGTCGGAGGGTGCCAAGGGCACCACGAAGGGTGTCGTCTCCTTCCACCGGCTCGCCGACAGCCTGACGCGGGTGCTGCTGGTGATCGAGTACTACCCGAAGGGCCTGTTCGAGAAGACCGGCAACATCTGGCGTGCCCAGGGCCGCCGGGCCCGTCTCGACCTCAAGAACTACGTCCGCTACGTCACCCTCAAGGGAGAGGCCGAGGACGGCTGGCGCGGCGAGATCCGCGACGGCGAGGTCGTCCGCAGCCACGAGGACGCGGTGGCCGAGGAGGAGGACGAACAGGGGAACGAGCCGGCGGACGAGGAGGCGTACGAGGGCGAGGAAGAGGAAGCTGAGGAGGAGGGCCCCTACGCCGAGGAGGAGGACGAGCAGGAGAACGAGAAGGCGGAGTACGAGGACGAGGAAGAGCCCGAGGAGCCTGAGGGCGAGTACGAGGACGAGGACGAAGGGGCCGACGAGGAGGAGTACGAGTACGCCGAGGGCGGGAGCCGTCGATGACGACCCCCGGCCGGCTGCCCGACCCCTACGGCCGGGACAGCGGCGGCGCGAACCTCGCCGACATCCTGGAGAGGGTGCTCGACAAGGGTGTGGTCATCGCCGGTGACATCCGGATCAACCTGCTCGACATCGAACTCCTCACCATCAAGCTGCGGCTCATCGTCGCGTCCGTCGACAAGGCGAAGGAGATGGGCATCGACTGGTGGGAGGACGACCCCGCGTTGTCCTCCGGTGCCCGTCGCAAGGAACTCGCCCGGGAGAACGCCGAGTTGCGCGAGCGGATCGCGCAGCTCGAGCCCGGGCGGGACCGGCAGGAGAAGGAGGCCTGATGACCGGGCTGCGCTATGTGTACGCCGTCTGCCGCCCCTTCGGCACGCCGTTGCAGGCCGAGTTGACCGGCGTGGCCGGTGATCCGCCCAGACTGCTCACCCACCACGGCCTCGTCGCCGTCGTCAGCCATGTGCCGGAGCGGGACTTCGCGGAGGAGCCGCTCCGGTCCCGTCTGGAGGACCTGGACTGGCTGACGGCGACGGCCCGCGCCCACCAGGGCGTGATCGACGCCCTCACCGTCGTCACCACCCCGCTGCCGCTGCGCCTCGCGACCGTCTTCCGCGACGACAGCGGCGTCCGCACGATGCTCCAGGCCAGGGAGGCCGACTTCCGGCGCACCCTCGACCGGCTGGAAGGGCGGGTGGAGTGGGGGGTGAAGCTCTACGCCGACGAGCCGTCCGCGGACACCGGCGCACCGGCCGCCAAGCCCGCGTCGGGCCGGGACTATCTGCGGCAGCGGCGCTCCAGTGTGCGCGCCCACGAGGATCTGTGGCAGCGCGCCGAGGAATTCGCGACCCGGCTGCACGAAACGCTTTCCGCCGTCGCCGAGGATACGCGACTGCATCCGCCGCAGAATGCCACGCTCTCCGGCGCGGCGGGCCGCAACGTGCTGAATGCGGCCTATCTGGTGCCGCGGTCCCGGTCCGAGGAATTCG includes:
- a CDS encoding gas vesicle protein GvpG, producing MGLIGEVLLLPFAPVRGSAWVIGQVLSEAERIYYDPATVRAELARLEERLEAGEIDEEEFDRLEDELLDRLETGLRSSAATNDWTS
- a CDS encoding DNA primase, which encodes MNRVGLGLAVGAGYVLGRTKKMKLAFAVGTLVAGKRMQLSPRALADLVSGQLRDNPQFKEIGDQLREDLRGVGKAASGAMVERQLDALADRLHGRTAQVRDQLAGALPDGSDLGFEKDEADDDNDRETDEYDEDEAYDESGDEPEAEREESEPPRKKAAAKKAPAKKTAAKKAPAKKSAARAPAKKATAGAKKTTGRTAAKKTAAARSTARGARSRVSKGGGDR
- a CDS encoding SRPBCC family protein; its protein translation is MTDTVGSATSAAGGAAKASPLGGVAHSEAADRLKAEAQEYFAAQAQRLLIGAGRKLGETTLKLNDIAEGKSPGFAKLALDGGRKIAEGKGPLRSALEVGASRAKENVMGALQNLGGGKGKRKGGAGKKPTVIMEYVDVGVPLRTAYDQWTQFQDFSTFAKGVKSANRADDTTSDWQMKVFWSNRSWKAHTTEQIPDDRIAWTSEGAKGTTKGVVSFHRLADSLTRVLLVIEYYPKGLFEKTGNIWRAQGRRARLDLKNYVRYVTLKGEAEDGWRGEIRDGEVVRSHEDAVAEEEDEQGNEPADEEAYEGEEEEAEEEGPYAEEEDEQENEKAEYEDEEEPEEPEGEYEDEDEGADEEEYEYAEGGSRR
- a CDS encoding gas vesicle protein, translating into MTTPGRLPDPYGRDSGGANLADILERVLDKGVVIAGDIRINLLDIELLTIKLRLIVASVDKAKEMGIDWWEDDPALSSGARRKELARENAELRERIAQLEPGRDRQEKEA
- a CDS encoding GvpL/GvpF family gas vesicle protein codes for the protein MTGLRYVYAVCRPFGTPLQAELTGVAGDPPRLLTHHGLVAVVSHVPERDFAEEPLRSRLEDLDWLTATARAHQGVIDALTVVTTPLPLRLATVFRDDSGVRTMLQAREADFRRTLDRLEGRVEWGVKLYADEPSADTGAPAAKPASGRDYLRQRRSSVRAHEDLWQRAEEFATRLHETLSAVAEDTRLHPPQNATLSGAAGRNVLNAAYLVPRSRSEEFVELVDRTKDETTDFRVELTGPWAAYSFAGEKP